The DNA sequence ACGGGCTTTCGGAATACGACGCCAGGATACTGGTCGCGGACAAACAAACCGCCGATTACGCGGAGATCCGGCTTAAAAGCTGGCCGGGCAAGAACCGCAAACCCGTGGCTAATTGGCTGATCGGGCCGCTGTTATCAACGGCAAGCACCATGAAGATCGCGGTGCATGAAGTCAAAATATCCCCTAAAGATTTTCTGGACCTTATCGATCTGACCGAAAATAAACAGGTAATATCCAACCTCTCGGCAAAGATTGTCCTGGATGAAATGGCCAAAACCGGCAAACCGCCGATGGCGGTCATTCAGGAGAAAAATCTTGCCCAGATCTCGGATGAATCCAGCCTGGAAAAAGAAATAGACACGGTGATACGTGAGAACCCCAAGGTCATATCCGACGTTAAATCCGGAAAAGCTAATACCATAATGTTCCTGGTCGGCCAGGTAATGAAAAAAACCAAAGGCAAGGCCAATCCCAAGATCGTCCAGGATATTTTAAAACGGAGGTTATCCGATGCGCAATAAGCTTGTAATCTTAGCGGTCTTCGCGGCCGTTATCTTTTCATTCACGAAATTCGCCATATCCGGGGCGGTCCTGGAAAAGAAAAAGAACGCCGAGCTCTTCCGGCAGGTGGAGCTTTTATCGGACACCCTTTCCATAATCCAGAGCGATTACGTGGACGAGATTAAATCCCAGGATCTGATCTACGGCGCGCTAAAAGGCATGCTTTCTTCGCTCGACCCGCACAGCCAGTTCATGGATCCGGACACATATAACGAACTCAAGGTGGATACCGAAGGAAAATTCGGAGGACTGGGGATAGAAATAACCATAAAAGACAGCATGCTGACCGAGGTCACCCCGATCGAAGACACCCCGGCGTGGAAAGCCGGGATAAAAGCCAACGACCGCATCGTCAAGATCAATACCGAACTGACCCGGGATATGACCCTGACCGACGCCGTCAAAAAACTCCGAGGCAAAGCCGGAGAGCCCGTGAATATCGCTGTACTGCGCGAATCCGAAAAGAAACTCCTGGATTTCAAGATCGTGCGCGACATCATCAAGATCCAGGATATCAAATCGGCGCGGATACTGGAAGACGGCATAGGATATATCCGTTTGATCGAATTCCGGGAGAACACCTCGGAAGATATGGATAAAACCCTGGAAAAATTGAAGAAAGACGGGATGAACGCCCTTATCCTGGACCTGCGCAATAACCCCGGGGGGCTTCTGGAAACGGCGGTAGAGGTTACCGAAAAGTTCATCCCTAAAGGCAACCTGGTGCTTTCCACCAAAGGCCGCATAGCCAGCCAGAACATGGAATTTTTCTCCCGATACAACCGGCCGGTCTGGGATATGCCGCTGGTAGTCTTGATAAACGAAGGGTCGGCATCCGGCAGCGAGATAGTCGCCGCCGCCCTGCAAGACTATAAACGGGCGATAATCATGGGTACGAAATCTTTCGGCAAAGGATCAGTGCAGACGATCATACCCTTAGCCGACGGTTCCGCCTTGCGTTTGACCACAAGCAAATACTTCACCCCGTCCAGCAAAGTCATCCACGGCAAAGGCGTAATGCCGGATATCACTGTTACCGACGGTAAATTAGTCGAGGCTGCCGACGATAAGCCTATTACGGAAACAAAGGCTCAGGATATATTCGATGAGATAGAGAAAAAAGAACAGGCGCCTGCGGAAAAAGTCCTGCCCGATTATAAATCCGACAGCCAGCTTATCCGCGCGGTCGATGTGATCAAGGCGATCAAAATAATCAAAGCCGAACAAAAGATAAAAACCAAATGACATCGGAACAGAAAAAAATATATAGATTCAGCATCTGGCTTTTAGCCGGGATGGTCTGCCTTTTAACCTTATCGCTGGCATCAATGTACCTGCGCCGGCCCAAAACCCCGACGCCGCCAAAAGAAAAAAAACCCGCGGTTACCGCAAGGGTCGCCATAGTGATAGACGATCTGGGGTACAACCAGAACAACCTTCAGCTTATCAATCGGATCAAATACCCCGTAACTTTCGCCATACTGCCTTCCATAGCCTATTCCAAGGCTGTCGCGCAGGAATTGGAAAACCGGGGATTCGAACTCATACTGCATTTGCCGATGGAGCCGCACGAAAGAGCCAATCTGGAGAAGAACACCGTGTTCACCGCAATGTCCCCGAAAAAAATACGCCGGATAGTCACGGAAGGGCTGGACAGCATCCCGCATTTAAAAGGCATATCCAACCATATGGGATCGCGCGCGACCGAGGACGCCAAAACCATGGGGGTACTATTCTCCGAGCTAAAAAAACGCCGTCTTTTTTTTCTCGACAGTTTTGTTACCGGAAAATCCGTCGCCGCTTTTTTAGCGGGAAAGATGGACATAAAATTCGCCCGCAGGGATATTTTTCTGGATAACATCGCCGACCCGCTTTACATCAAACAACAATTAAGCCTGTTGATGAAGAAAGCCAGGCTAAAAGGCCAGGCTATCGGCATAGGACACGACCGCAAGCATACCCTGGAGGTGTTAAACGAGATGATGCCGGAATACGCCAGACAGGGATATAAATTCGTGTTTGTTTCGGAGCTGGCGCGATGAACGTCCTGGGCATAGAAACCTCCTGCGATGAAACCGCTGCCAGCGTTGTCCGCAACGGCAGGGATGTCCGTTCAAACGTCGTCAGTTCATCGTTGAACTTTCATAAAAAATACGGCGGGATCATTCCCGAGATAGCCTTTCGCCGGCAGTTGGAAACGATCGCCGAGGTGACCGACAACGCCTTGAAAGACGCAGGCGTAGGATTGAATAAAATAGACCTGATCAGCGTTACCGATGAACCCGGGCTGCTGGGTTCGCTGCTGGTAGGGATATCATTCGCCAAGGCTTTAGCTGCCAGCCGCGATATCCCGTTATTAGGCATAAACCATCTTTACAGCCATATATTCGCCGGATATCTGAATAAGGGGCCGGTTATCCGGTTCCCTTTTGTGGCATTGATCGTATCCGGAGGACATACCAGCCTATATTACATCCTGGATTTTGACCGGATAAACCTTTTAGGCTCGACCCGGGACGATGCCTGCGGAGAGGCTTTTGATAAAGTAGCCAGAATATTGGGGTTGGGTTATCCCGGAGGCCCGGTCATCGAACAAACCGCGAAA is a window from the Candidatus Omnitrophota bacterium genome containing:
- a CDS encoding Asp-tRNA(Asn)/Glu-tRNA(Gln) amidotransferase GatCAB subunit B, whose translation is EIKNLNSFKSVREALAYEIERHIETLNAGEKINQETRLWDEKAGRTVSMRSKEEAKDYRYFPEPDLPPFIISKEKIEEIKKTLPELPKEKTVRFMNEYGLSEYDARILVADKQTADYAEIRLKSWPGKNRKPVANWLIGPLLSTASTMKIAVHEVKISPKDFLDLIDLTENKQVISNLSAKIVLDEMAKTGKPPMAVIQEKNLAQISDESSLEKEIDTVIRENPKVISDVKSGKANTIMFLVGQVMKKTKGKANPKIVQDILKRRLSDAQ
- a CDS encoding S41 family peptidase, which produces MRNKLVILAVFAAVIFSFTKFAISGAVLEKKKNAELFRQVELLSDTLSIIQSDYVDEIKSQDLIYGALKGMLSSLDPHSQFMDPDTYNELKVDTEGKFGGLGIEITIKDSMLTEVTPIEDTPAWKAGIKANDRIVKINTELTRDMTLTDAVKKLRGKAGEPVNIAVLRESEKKLLDFKIVRDIIKIQDIKSARILEDGIGYIRLIEFRENTSEDMDKTLEKLKKDGMNALILDLRNNPGGLLETAVEVTEKFIPKGNLVLSTKGRIASQNMEFFSRYNRPVWDMPLVVLINEGSASGSEIVAAALQDYKRAIIMGTKSFGKGSVQTIIPLADGSALRLTTSKYFTPSSKVIHGKGVMPDITVTDGKLVEAADDKPITETKAQDIFDEIEKKEQAPAEKVLPDYKSDSQLIRAVDVIKAIKIIKAEQKIKTK
- a CDS encoding divergent polysaccharide deacetylase family protein, with translation MTSEQKKIYRFSIWLLAGMVCLLTLSLASMYLRRPKTPTPPKEKKPAVTARVAIVIDDLGYNQNNLQLINRIKYPVTFAILPSIAYSKAVAQELENRGFELILHLPMEPHERANLEKNTVFTAMSPKKIRRIVTEGLDSIPHLKGISNHMGSRATEDAKTMGVLFSELKKRRLFFLDSFVTGKSVAAFLAGKMDIKFARRDIFLDNIADPLYIKQQLSLLMKKARLKGQAIGIGHDRKHTLEVLNEMMPEYARQGYKFVFVSELAR
- the tsaD gene encoding tRNA (adenosine(37)-N6)-threonylcarbamoyltransferase complex transferase subunit TsaD — its product is MNVLGIETSCDETAASVVRNGRDVRSNVVSSSLNFHKKYGGIIPEIAFRRQLETIAEVTDNALKDAGVGLNKIDLISVTDEPGLLGSLLVGISFAKALAASRDIPLLGINHLYSHIFAGYLNKGPVIRFPFVALIVSGGHTSLYYILDFDRINLLGSTRDDACGEAFDKVARILGLGYPGGPVIEQTAKKASHRSIRFNCANSADHLDFSFSGIKTAVLYYTQKHKTAGNKKVIADICASFQETTLNALVDKSVNACRIKKCATLVVGGGVAANNRLREKMADTCSRNKIKVIFPEMRFCMDNAAMVAGLGYWLFKKRGMNAGR